A section of the Pseudomonas lini genome encodes:
- a CDS encoding helix-turn-helix transcriptional regulator, whose translation MTIDLDEIIKALAHPVRRDILIWLKDPKVQFPEQLHNHEYGICAGQIDQRCGLSQSTVSAHLATLQRAGLISSQKAGQWHFFKRNEDVIQAFLDAIDKELRAPTRN comes from the coding sequence ATGACCATCGACCTCGACGAAATAATAAAAGCGCTGGCACACCCAGTACGCCGAGACATCCTCATCTGGCTGAAAGACCCCAAGGTCCAGTTCCCGGAACAGCTCCACAACCATGAGTACGGCATTTGCGCCGGACAGATCGATCAACGCTGCGGCCTATCGCAGTCGACCGTGTCCGCCCATTTGGCGACCTTGCAACGGGCGGGACTGATCAGCAGCCAGAAGGCCGGTCAATGGCACTTCTTCAAACGCAACGAGGACGTGATTCAGGCGTTCCTCGATGCCATCGACAAGGAGCTCCGCGCTCCGACAAGGAACTGA